The DNA region TCAAAATTGGGAGCTAACACCAATATGGCCATGTTTCTTATTTCTACTATTCCATTATGTTGATGCGTGTAAGGAGCAGTTACCTCATGATCGGTACCATGTTCTGCACAGAACTCTTCAAACATCTTGGATGTGTATTTGCCACATCCATTTGTTCGCAGAACTTTGATCTCCTTTTTACTCTGGTTTTCGATAAGCAttttgaatctcttaaagattgAAAATATTTCGTCTTTGCACCTGATCACGTAGATCTAAAGCTTTTGACTGCACTCATCGACTAATGAGACAAAATACATGTTTCTGCCATATGATCTTCAAACGAGCCACATACATCTGAATGTACTACTTCTAGTATGCAAGAGGACCTTATTGGCATAGTCGAAACAAAATACTTTCTGGATTGCTTCCCTACTAACAACATTCACATAGTTTATCGAGCATCTCAAGACTTGGTATACCTgttaccatatcttgagtaatcAGTTGATTGAGTGACCTAAATTTCAAGTGGCCAAACCTCAAATGCCACAACCAATTATTCTTGTGGTCGACAACTGTTTTGAGGCTTTGTACCTCAATCGAACTAATCATGGTCTTAAATGTTCTATTCTTCGACAGAGGAGATTTTAAGACCAAACTATTCTAGGTGTCAAACAATTCTAAGGCTCTATCTTTTATAAGCACTGAGAAACCTTTTTCAACCATTTGTCCAACACTTAGCAGGTTGCACTTCATTCCACATACATATAGTACACCTTTGATCATAGCTTTTGCTTCATTTATCCTTTGAATAATTGTGTCGCAAGTACCTTCTGCTTGCAATGAGCTATTATTAGCAAGTTTGACCTTCCTCTTCTTCGACTCGTCAAAACCTGCCAACCATAATTTCCTACTAATCATGTGATTCGAGCAGCCTATGTCGAGGAACCAAATTTTGGAGTCGACATGGTCATTTGCAACTGTAGCCATAACCATCATATCTTCAGAATCATCTGAATCTTAGCGTGCAAGGTTTACTCCTTAATTCTTGTCTTTTGTTGCTCCCTTGTGATTCTTGTACCAATAATTCTTGGCCAAGTGACCCTATTTTTCACAGTTATAGCAATGCACACCTTTTTTCTCTTCTTTATCTTTCTGATATGAGTTTCCTTCTCCTCATTTGGAGGATTCATAAGCTCTATCATCAACTTTATGTTTTTTAGGTTTCGACCAAGACTTCTTACTCTTAGTCTTATCTCCTTTTCCCTTGAACTTCTTGGAACCACTATGTTTCTTCCATGTCTGAGCTTGAAGTGTCTGTATCAAATCTTGAACACCTTTCCTTTCGACAATCCTCATCTCATGTGCCTCCAACGAACCAACCAAACCTTCTAGTTTCATGGTTTCAAGACTGTTGGATTCTTGAATGGCTATGATAACGTGATAAGTGAGAGATTAACGTATGcattaccttctcaactatcatcttatcagttaggGTTTCAACATAACCTTTCATGAAATTGACAAGATTTTGCACCTTCAAGGCATAGTCTGCAATCTTTTCTTCTTTTCCCATCTGTAGTAATTCATACTTCCTTTGTAACGTCTGTAATTTGACGAACTTAACCTTCTCACCTCCTTTGTAATACTTGACAAGAATATCACATGCCTCCTTCATCGATTCAGCATGAGAAATCCGATCAAAGTTTTCCATGTCTACCGTCGATTAAATATAAAACGTAGCATTGCAGTCTTTCTTCTTGGACTCCTTGTTCGCAACTCTCTAAGCATTAATTGTATTCTCATCAAGCTCAGGGACGCCATTAGTAACCACTTCTAGGGTTTCATGAAAGTCATACAAAGATTGCATCTGTTTTCTCCATCGGATCCAATTCTTTCcgtcaagaattggaagagaattTGGAATGTCATTGT from Lathyrus oleraceus cultivar Zhongwan6 chromosome 1, CAAS_Psat_ZW6_1.0, whole genome shotgun sequence includes:
- the LOC127094444 gene encoding uncharacterized protein LOC127094444, with amino-acid sequence MENFDRISHAESMKEACDILVKYYKGGEKVKFVKLQTLQRKYELLQMGKEEKIADYALKVQNLVNFMKAIQESNSLETMKLEGLVGSLEAHEMRIVERKGVQDLIQTLQAQTWKKHSGSKKFKGKGDKTKSFDESKKRKVKLANNSSLQAEGTCDTIIQRINEAKAMIKGVLYVCGMKCNLLSVGQMVEKGFSVLIKDRALELFDT